DNA sequence from the Anser cygnoides isolate HZ-2024a breed goose chromosome 22, Taihu_goose_T2T_genome, whole genome shotgun sequence genome:
GAAGCCTGTGGCcaccccagctccagccctcaCCCCACCCATCTCACTGTGCTCTCCTCCAGGCCTCCTctcagccctggctgcagcagaaaAGGGCAGCGCATCCCCTCCTGCACGCACACCAGCCTCGGGAGCACGGGGAGCAGACAGCCGCGGCCATGCTCCAGCCTGCAGGAGCCGCTGGACACCGGTGGGTTGTTCCCCTGCATTTTGTTCTAAAAAGCCTGTGCTGGAGCCAGCAGCGGCTGCTCCTGTCACCCCCCCTCCACCAGTGGAGTCCTGATACACTCCTACACTTGGCACTTTAACCCTTGAAAGCCATTCCTTctaaataacaataatactGCAACAAGCTGCATAAGAACATGCTCCCTCTGTCgcatcccctctgcctccagagaaccctccctgctcctgtgctATCCAAAGCATTTACTGCCTTTGACTTAGCAGATGCTGTACTAGGTAGTAGGGCATAGTCCATAGCGCTCAGTAATGCGTGTTCCTCTGTAAATAACCTTGGAGTGATGTGAACAGtttgattcaaaaaaaaaaagaaaaattgaataaACAGACTCTAGGGACTTGGCCAGTACCCCTCCTGTAATGTTCATTGTATATTTTTTGATGTACTATaactgttggggaaaaaaaaaaaaaggaaaatattttgataattgAATCTCATTGCTTTATTGTGTTATTCagtaaataaaaggaacaagTATAAACAAGCCAGGGCTTTCTcgtcttttttcttaaatctaaaTCCAGACTAGCCAAAAGGACCGTGTTGCTGGGCAGGACTGGGACACCTTCCCTTTGTCTTGTGGTGGTTCTGAGAGGAGAGGCAGCACTGTGACTGATGGGCAGTGAGAGCTGCCACAGCCCTAAAGCACCTGTGTGTGCAGATTAAGCACAGTCCCAGCAGCTCTCAGGTCAGGACTGAGGCTGTGCTCAGTAAGAGGGCTGCGGTTTTAAAATGTGGGCACCATAAGACATGGGGCCAAGGTCTGACCCTGCCTCAGGAACGGCAACCTGCTCTGCACTGTGCATTCACTGGGACAGGAGGCTCCTCTTGACCAAGGACTGACTATTACCACACATCGAGGAGCAGAGGGCATGGCCAGGTGAGGGGCGATCTGCTGAGACACAGCTGTAGCACCACAAAGCTAGCTGGGAGAGGACAAGGGGCTCTTCTTATATAGGATCAGTAAATACAAGACAGAGTTGCTCTTGAAAGGGGGAATCATTTCCTCTGGCCTGCCTGCACTCAGATGCAGAGCTGatctcaacctgctggccagcCTTGTGCTGCATCTCCCCTCAGGCAGCATGCAGCCCACAGGTGCCAGCCTGCGCCCTGAGAGCAGAGGAGTGTCACTTAGCGAATCCTGGCTTTCCTGTAGCACCTCAAACAGTAGCAGGGCCTGGGCAGTGGAAAGAGCGCTTGTCCCAGTGCAGGGAGATGGGTCACCTCTCTCCTCCTCAAAGACCATCCCTGGCCCTGGGATGCCTGTTCCTCGTGCCACGAGGCTTCCTGCAGGCTCCACGACACCACACAGGTTCAGCAGGAGGTACGtgcaagggaaggagagaggtgagggagaggaggtggtgagggaagggaaagacaaGTCTCAGCCATCCACAGAACCGCCACCCTTGTTCTTGCGACTCAGGGGAAAAGCAGACTTGCTCTGTGGCTGTGTCATCTTACTGGCCAGGTAGATGAACGGCTCGATCAATGTACGCCGGTCAGCCACGGACACCTCCCACAGCTTCACCTTCTCACCCTTGGCCCAGTGCTGGGCTGCGTCATGGTCTACCCGGCGCTGCTCCTGCAAGTCACACTTATTGCCCAAAACCACGATGGTGACCTGTTCAAAAAAAGGGCGAGAAGAATCCCTGTAGGTAACATATGCAGGGTTGAATAGCgctgcctggctctgcttgGCACCACCCTTAGTGCCAGGCCATGTCCTTCAGCTAATTCCCCTTCTGTTTGGGTCTATGTCTCAAACCAGCCCCACTGAGCGATTGTATGCATAGCACTGTAGTGGCTAGCAGAAGTGTCCAGTCTAGAAGGCCAAGAAGAGAGATCTCTGTAAACGCTCTTGAGACTGATGAAGACAAAGCAGCAGACCCCTGTCCCCACCCATCAGCAGGAGATACACAAACCTGCTTCTGCACAGAGCCCTTCTGCCTGTTGGCTGTGGAACAATCACAGTGACAGAGCAAATACTCTCCCCTGAAAGCATCCCAGCACAGTAGCCAGTTACAACCGAGGGTCTTACAGAACAGGGCTCCCTATCACCACCTTGTGACAAGCCAGAGGAAAGGAGACTCTCTGGGGAAGAACCACTGAACAAGGGAGCAGACCTCACTCCGCGGCCCCTTTCCCTCGGGGAGATCGCAGGTGCTCACCTCCTTCTTGTCTTTGGACTTGtcaatttccttcttgaggagctcCACCCGCTTGAAGGACTCCTTGCTGTCGGTGCTATAGACCAGCACGTAGCCGTCTGTGCAGGAGAAGCAATGCTTGGGAAGCTCCATGTTGTCCCGCAGGCCCCGCGTGTCGTAGAAGCGCACCTGCTCGCGCACCCCGCGGTCCGTCTCGATGGAGCCCACGTAAATGTCCTCCTGGGTCTCGATCATCTCCGAGCCTGCCAAGAGGTGGGCAGGGTGACGTGGGGACCCTGGACACGGCACCGGCCGTGACGCAGCCTGAAGAATCGTCCTGATGGGTGGTCTGGGGTGGCACACTGCACCTTTCCTCCACCCCAACGCTGCGTATTTGGGGGTCCTGGCAGCACCGGGCTGCCTCACACCCCACATCCACGCAGGGCCGCccctctcagcccccccccccccgacactcACCCACCACATGGTTCCCGtacagcagctgctccaggatCGCCGTTTTCCCCACGGAGGCCTGGCCGCACACCACCACCTTGCAGCTCTTCCCCATGCCGCCTCAGCGCCGCTCCCGAGCCACGGACGAAGCGAGCCGCCTGCAAAACAGCAGCCGGCGAGGCCTGAGGGGGCTTCTCCCCGGCCAGGCACCGCCGAGACCCGGCGACAACGCTGCcgcacgaccccccccccctcacccccaagGGGGGCGCCCCGGGCCCTGCAAGCCCGGAGCTGGGGAACCGGCAGGGCCTCACCtgagcggcggcagcggcggaAGAGGCGCGGCCACGCCAGGCCAAGCCaagcccggctcggctcggcccaCAGCGCCCTCCACGGGCAGCCCGGGTCCTGCGGAGCCCCGCAGCGGGCTGACGGCGTCGGGGGGGCGGACACGGGACCGCGGGCCGGGCCTGAGCCTTACGGTCCTGACCCCTCCCATGACTGCCagaccccgggaccccccggttCCCTCCCACCCCGGGTTCCCCCCTCCTCATCCCGGTTCTCTCCCGGCTCCGGGCGGCCTCGCGGAGCCGCCGTTGCCGCCGGCAGCTCCGCCTGTTCCGGCGAGGCTcccgcccctcgccccgccgACCGtcctcccccccacctcccccccccgtAGCCCGGCCCGGCGgtaagatggcggcggcggagTGCGATGTGATCATGGCGGCGCCCGAGGGACCCGGCGAGCCCGAGAGCGAGGAGGAGGCGCGGAGGTGCGgccgctgctccccccccccccccaccccgggatGGCGAGGGAGGCCGCGGGTCTTCCCCTGGGAAGCGTGGGGGGGGAGCCCGGCTGCGGGGCTCCGTGGGTTGGGGGCAGCCGGTGtggggcgggaggaggaggaaggtggggagctggggtggggAGCGGGGTTGCTctgggtgtgtgtggggggtgcAGGCTCCGTGTTGGGCTTTTCCATGCGGGTCCTGAGTGCCCCGGGCCCCGCTGGTCTCCTCCACCGGGCCGGTGTGGGCTGCGGGCCccgggctggtgctgagcagggcgCTCGGGGGcagccctggtgctgagcagggcgGTGCGCCCCTCCGGAGGGCTGTGCCGCTGGGTGCTGCCTTCACCCGTCCCTTTCTCGGTCCCCCAGAGAAGAGCTGGCTGCTGAGAGCCGGGGCTCTGCAGTGGTGGCCTGTAATCCCAGAGCGGTGCTGTGCCACCTGCGGCGAGGGGCCGTGCGCGCTGCTAGGTGCCGGTTTATTTCGGGAGCTCTTGGCCGCACATCCCGTGCGAGTTCCTAGGGCCTCCGTCTCTACCAGGGTTCACATCTCTACCAGGATTCACATCTCTACCaggctttttctctctctgcaccTCCCGGAGCGAAGTCTTCAGTCCTCCTGTCTTCAGTCAACTGGAGCTCGAGTGTCTTGCAATGTCAGTGACATCCTTTCTGTCTTGAGACCACGCTGGTTAATTTCTAAAGAAAGCTTTCGCTAGGATGAGGAGGAAATGATTAAACTGCGGAAGAGGCAGTCTCAAACTCTTAGTTTTGAGTGTTCTTTGCTTCTTCTGTATCGGTTGTCTTAGCGCTGTATTGTACCTGACTTCCTCGGCCTGTAAGCATTTGAACTCTTTTTGTGGTATTTGTCTGCTGAACATTacggagggggaaaaaagactCAGTTGCAGGCCAGTGTCATGCTCTGAAAAGGTTAATGTGATTAAAGAGCCTCTCCAAGTGACTATTAAAAGTTCCAGTAGCTGGTTTATTTCTGAAGTGGTCTGGTTCAGCGTGCCCAGGGGAGCGGTGTCGGCTGGGGCAGGTAGGAATCCCGGCCTTTCTTCTGGCTGCACGTTTTCATCTCGAGAGCAAGCGATCTcgtccctgccagcagctgagcGTTGCAGGCACTGCAGGCGATGAAATGGGAAAAGTCCAGCGTCTAGGAAACTCTGCTGGT
Encoded proteins:
- the NKIRAS2 gene encoding NF-kappa-B inhibitor-interacting Ras-like protein 2 isoform X1 — its product is MGKSCKVVVCGQASVGKTAILEQLLYGNHVVGSEMIETQEDIYVGSIETDRGVREQVRFYDTRGLRDNMELPKHCFSCTDGYVLVYSTDSKESFKRVELLKKEIDKSKDKKEVTIVVLGNKCDLQEQRRVDHDAAQHWAKGEKVKLWEVSVADRRTLIEPFIYLASKMTQPQSKSAFPLSRKNKGGGSVDG
- the NKIRAS2 gene encoding NF-kappa-B inhibitor-interacting Ras-like protein 2 isoform X2, whose protein sequence is MGKSCKVVVCGQASVGKTAILEQLLYGNHVVGSEMIETQEDIYVGSIETDRGVREQVPRSPSSGWSSSRRKLTSPKTRRRSPSWFWAISVTCRSSAG